In Trichomycterus rosablanca isolate fTriRos1 chromosome 2, fTriRos1.hap1, whole genome shotgun sequence, the genomic window acagactgccaggagatattagatgttccttaaatgtagaaatctttaaatccaggttaaaaacatttcttttttcttgtgcctatgattgagcttgaaattttaccatatttcttttagtttttcatgctcttaataattctttttatagagtagtgtacgttctaaattgtagggtatattttactatattttctttttgttttcatgttttaattgcttatctctcgttttaatttcgtatttcctaaattgtagggtatattttacaatattttcttttaatttttcatgttcttaattttttatctctcttgtttgaatttcatgttcttaattgtaactaaatgtttgcaagaagtctttctgaggttctagatctcaggaatgttttaatgcttttaataaattttttttccttatgtaaagcactttgaattgccactgtgtatgaaaggtgctatacaaataaacttgccttgccttgccttgcctaatctcacggctggactactgcaactcactgctggcaggagctcccatgttcACTATTaaactctggataagagcgtctgctaaatgccaaaaatgtaaatgtatcaccCCACTTCACTAAATTCGGATTGGTTTGACCTCTTTTTCTGCCCCACATGATCcacatgtaaaatgtaaataataaaaaaaacacagagtttcttacatttactttgacttttatttgattgcagacaagatGAACCTGGGATAGGTATTTTAGCACTGGAGAGGGCTGCTAATACCTTTCATGCTAATTTGTACTGCTTCAGACTCTGCACTCATTAAAGCTATGTGTTCtgtaaaaacattttcttttttatggcCTAAATTGCTGCAACCCTTATGTAAGGATTTAAAATTGCTATAGTTTTTTCTTCACATTATGACATTTTATGCTTTACAAGATGAAGACATGGCTTCTCACAGTGAAGTTCAGATCGTCCTGCTGGGAAAAACTGGTGTTGGAAAAAGTTCAGCAGGAAACACCATCTTAGGCATGAAGAGTTTTGCTGCAGATTTAAGCTCCTCATCTGTTACCAAACAATGTCAGAAACAAAGTGTTGTGATTTCAGGAAAGAAATGGACAGTTGTGGACACTCCAGATTATTTCTACTCCACACATGATGAAGATCTGAGCAGTGAGATAGAAAGGAGTGTAGATGTATCTCCTCCAGGAGTTAATGCTTTTCTGTTTGTATTAAAACCCACCACATTTACAGAGCAGGAGGCAGATACAGtgtctcagtttaaactcagtTATGGTGAGGAAGCTTTTAGATACACGATGATCATCTTCACACATGAAGATCTACTTGATGAAGACATGGAGACATTAATCTCAGAAAATGAGTCCTTACAGAGTTTAGTGAGTCGCTGTGGTGGAAAATTCCATGTTCTGAACAATAAAAATCAATCAGACAGACAGCAGGTTTATCAGCTACTGGAGAAAATCAACAACATGGTTTCTGCTAATGGGAACAGCTGCTACACACTGGAGATGCTGCAGGAGGCTGAGAGAAGAGCAGAAGAACAGCGCAGAAGGATTTTGGAGGAGGAGCGGAGGGAGGAGAAAAGAGAAAGGATGGAATATCAAGCAAAGACTAATCACTGATCAATATGAAGTGGTTACTGAACATGATCAATAAATTAATTCCCATAGTGCATCAGGAAATGATGCTGTTATATTTTTCTGTACCTTTGATATGATGAacattgtgttgtgttgtactgaattattgaacattaaatcattttaatctaGAAAATGTTGCTACTGTAATTTATTTCAGAAGTAATTTTTGAAACAGTAAACAATAGTGATAAAAGAACTCATTTGATAATAACTAACACTGTATAGACACCTGACCAGAAGCTTATTGGACATCTATTTCCAAAATCATTAGCATTATTATACAACCTGCCCACTAGTAAACTGGTCTGTTGTTGGATTTTCCAGCAATGATCCAAACTGAAGGTCAAAATCAACACTAACATGTTTTACTGACCACAGAATCAATTGAGGTTCCTCCTAATTCTCTGCCCTAAATccactcactcattaattttAAACACTGGATGGAGCAGACAAACCACCAACAAACAAGCATTTATAAGGTGGCAAGAAACCCACATGCACAGAAGGAAAACATGTTAAACACCTTACACACAgcaattgtttttcttttgcaaTATAAAATACAGCATGTTAGTAGGAGGAGTTTAGTTCCATTTTTTAGTGTGTTCAGGCAGGAAAGCGAAAGCATTTTGTTCACCAGTGGCCCAGACTTCTTTTACAGAAAAATCTACTTATAAGGTAAGCATTAACTTTATAAACCTCATAAACCTAAACCTTTGTTTCCTTTAGTTTGTTCCCTTTTTCTTAATGGTTCAGGGAAAAAATACTAGAATAAAAAAACTTGCAAGAAAAACAACTGGAAAatcttgaataaaaaaaatcctttaaaaaaaatgagcAAACGCTTTGAATTTCATCTGCGTTCTCATGTTACACTGAAactagaaaaaataaatgaatagaaattGAGTTTTATTGttaaacaaaatcattaaaagtacaatagaaatgaacagaaatgtgtttaaaagtttgttgaacataaatagataaattatttattagatttattttctTGTGAGCTATTATTATGAATTTTGATAAAActgttgttattttttcttttgaaacttttattaagtatttaattCTATTATTACTGAACAGATGAAGCTGAATGTTGAGTGAGAAATTACAATTGTATTTTAAACCAACTTAACTTCGTTTTGTAATAAATACTAAATTTAAATCTCACTGGTTTCCTGTTCGAGTTCAGTTTACATCATGCTGTAGTTTAAACCTATTAGACTACAATTCTGACTGGTTCAGGAATAAATCAGTATAAATCAGATCTGGGTAGTACTACTACTGAGCtgctactatactatactaactCCTACTTGTACTTCTACCTCTGTTGATGGTAAAGtaagtgctgcacagcaacactgCTCCTGGTAACTTGGATTCGATCCTTTTCCGTTTCCTTGCCTTGTATTGTGGACCCAGCAACACAAGGCAAGGAAACACCTAGATAGGGTACCAGTTTATGACAGGGTATCACACACCAACCCAATC contains:
- the LOC134302060 gene encoding GTPase IMAP family member 9-like, which translates into the protein MASHSEVQIVLLGKTGVGKSSAGNTILGMKSFAADLSSSSVTKQCQKQSVVISGKKWTVVDTPDYFYSTHDEDLSSEIERSVDVSPPGVNAFLFVLKPTTFTEQEADTVSQFKLSYGEEAFRYTMIIFTHEDLLDEDMETLISENESLQSLVSRCGGKFHVLNNKNQSDRQQVYQLLEKINNMVSANGNSCYTLEMLQEAERRAEEQRRRILEEERREEKRERMEYQAKTNH